TATGGGCGCACCTGGACGTTCGACCTGATGGCCACGCCTGAACTGATCGCCAACCATCAAACCGCGGAACCGTTCATTATTCTTTTCGGCGGCATCGGGATTGACCTGCTGCTGCTGACGCTGTTTTTGCTGATGGCACGATCGAATCGAAGGGCCCGGGAAATGGCGATCAACATGAATGCCGAGTCTCGACGCCGAACGCTGGCCCTGGAGCGATCCAACCAGGAGTTGGAGAAATTTGCCTATGTGGCTTCCCACGACCTCAAGGCGCCGCTCAGGGCTATCGATCAGCTCGCGGACATCGTGATTGAGGATGCCGCTGACGCCCTTCCCGCCGAAAGCCGGGCCGATCTCGAGCTCCTCAAAGGCCGGGTCGGTCGGATGGATCGCCTGCTCTCAGGCCTGCTGGACTACTCGCGGATCGGTACCGGTGAAACCGAGACGCAGGAGCTCGACGTCACCCGCGTGGTGCGGGATATCGTCGATCTACAGGGGCTCGATGGCCAGATCACCGTCGATTTCGCCCGCCCAGTGGGATCAATCTTTGCCCCGCGAGCCGTCGCTGATGTTGTCTTCCGCAACCTTATCGGCAATACGGTCAAACATCATGACCGCGATCAGGTTCACATCCGGATCGACTACGCGCTCGGCACGCGATTCGATACGCTGACCTACACCGATGACGGGCCGGGTATTCCCTACGAATTCCGTCACAAGATCTTCGAGATGTTTCAGACGCTGCGCCCCCGAGACGAGGTTGAGGGGAGCGGGATGGGTCTCGCGCTGGTCCGCAAAGCGCTGGAATCGGTCGGCGGCACCATCGAACTTCTCGAACGCAGCGGCCGCGGAGCCAGCTTTCGGATCTGCTGGGCGCGTCCGGTCGACCAGCGGCAGGCCGCCTGAGACGGAACGCCAGCGCGATGTATCGAAATTCCAAAGACGTCAGCATCCTCCTGGTCGAAGATGACGATATCGACGTTCGGGTGATCGAGCGAAGCTTTCGTAAATGCGGTATTGCCAGCCCGATCGTCAGGGCAAAAGACGGGCTTGAGGCGCTCGAAATCCTCCGCGGCAGACACTCGCCCGAGTGGCCTTTTATCGTCCTGCTGGATATCAACATGCCCCGGATGAACGGCCTTGAATTCCTGGGTGAAGTTCGCCGGGACGCGAGCCTGGCCGGGATCACCGTGTTTGTGCTGACCACCTCGGAAGCGGAGCGCGACAAGTTTGCTGCCTACAGCCAGCATATCGCCGGCTACCTGTTGAAGTCCGACGGCGCCGATCAGTTTCTCGACGTCATCAATCTGATCGGGCAGTACCTCGAAACCGTCCGCTTCACCGATCAACCGCTGGAAAAGCAGGCTCTGCTTGACGCGGCAGGTCCACGATGATCGACCCGACGCTCAACGCTGATCCCGAGCAGCCGCTTCGCGTTCTGCTGGTGGACGACGACAGCGTCGATCGGCGAATTATCAGCCGTTGCCTGAAGAAGTCCGGCCTGACGGTGGAGGTTAAAGAAACCTTTGAGGTTGAGGAAGTTGAGCGGCTTGCGAGGTCGGGTGAGTACAGCTGCGTGCTGATGGATTTTCGCCTGCCTGGCGGTGAGTCTTTCGAGCTGTTTCAGTCTTTATTCAGCGAGAGCTGCGAAGAGCGGGCCGGAATCGTGTTGCTCACGGGGCGCGGTGACGAACGGATCGCGGCAGAAGCCATTCAGCGAGGTGCGCAGGAGTACCTGCCGAAAGCCGAATTAACGCCGGTTACGCTGCGTCGGGCGATCGAGGGGGCCATGGAAAAGGCCAGTCTTTCCCAGCAGCTGGCGCAGCGGGATAAGCAGCTGCACCGCATGAGCTTTTACGACAGCTTGACCGGCCTCCCAAACCGACAGCTATATATGGACCGACTAGAGCAGCAGTTTCGGCACGCAAGCCGGGACGGCGAGGAGTTTGCGGTCCTGATGATGGACCTCAATGGCTTCAAGCAGATCAACGACAGTTTTGGCCATCAGGTCGGGGACGAGCTGCTGGTCGAGACGGCGAAACGACTCAAAGGCGCCATGCGCGAGTCGGACTCCGTGGCGCGACTCGGCGGGGATGAGTTTGCGGCGCTGCTGCCAAAAACCGGCAGCGTCAGCGGCTGCCAGAGCGTGGCGGAAAAAATTCGTCGCGCGTTCGCTGGCGACTTGATCATCGACGGCAACGCCCATCGCGTTGGGATAGCGATTGGTGCAGCCATCTACCCGCGCCACGGGGCCACTCCTGCGGAGCTCCTTCAGACGGCCGACCTGGCGATGTATGAAGGGAAACGCGATCGTGCTCAGGAGCTGGTCTGCGGCCCCGGAAAAGGGTCTGAAGATTACCGGCAGACCTCCGTGGTGGATCACCTCGATGGAGCGCTCAAGGCTGAGGATCAGCTGTTTTTGGTCTATCAACCCAAACTCTGCCTCGAGTCAGGCCAAACTGTCGGCGTCGAAGCCCTCCTGCGCTGGCAGCATCCGACGCTCGGCCTGGTGGCGCCCAAAGAAATCGTGCCGGCTGCGCAGCGGTCAGCGACAACGCTGGTCAACCTGACGCAAAAAACTCTCGACTTGGCATTACGGCAGGCGTCAGCGTGGGCCGACGCGGGACGGCCCGCCGAGCTTTCCGTAAACCTGTCCGCGTCGCTGCTGCAGCAGCCGGCCGCGGCCCGCCAGGTGTGCGGTTGGCTGGCGGATCAGCAGACGAACGCGGGACAGCTTTGTCTTGAAATCACAGAAGATGCCCTACTGCCCGACCCCCACGGCGCCAGCGACATACTGAAAACGATTGCGGCGCTGGGCTTTGCCATTTCGATTGATGATTTTGGCAGCGGCTTCTCTTCGCTGAAGCTCCTGCGTGACCTGCCGATTAGCGAGCTGAAAATCGACCGACCGTTTGTTAAAGCGGCGGTGGACCAGGGCGACAGCAGCGTGGTGGATTCGGTGATCAGTCTCGGGCGGTGTTTTGATGCCCGGGTGGTTGCCGAAGGTATCGAGGATCAGCGGATTCAGGACCAGCTGGTCAGCCGTGGCTGCCGGTTCGGCCAAGGATTTCATCTGGCAAGTCCCATGACGGCCGCAGAGCTGGATACCTGGTGGACCCATCAACGCTCGACGCCGGTGTTGTTTCAAGCTGCCAGGCTCCGGCGACTACCCGTCCAGGACCCGGCGCTCGGCGCCGCCTGGAACGACCCGCCGACGACGAGCGAGCGGGGCTTCGGGAATCGCCGATCTAGCCGGTGATGCGGCTGATGGCCTCCTGCTCCTGATCCGCGGTCGGCCAGCGCCGTGCCGCAGCCTTTCGGTCGGCGGGCTGGGCGCTCCACCAGGCCTGTAGATCACCCGCCGTTTCGGCCAGCGAGCGCATGCCCAGACCAGCATCGAGTGCCGCAGACGAATCGACATGTCGCGACCAGTCGCGGGCCGCCATCATGGGTAGCTGCAAGGACATCGACTCGAGCAGCTCAGCGCTAGGCCAGTGAAATTGTACCGGCGCCGAGGACATGGCGCGCAGACCCCACATCAACCCTTCGTTGGTAACCTCGGAGCGCGGGCCTGCCGTGTTGAACGTCCCGAAGGTTCGACTCTCAGCGAGCTCAACGATGAACGAGGTGAGGTCCCGGACGTCAATCCACTGTGCCTCGTACCCCGGACCTGCCGGAGCCAGCACGTCTCCGCCGCGATTGATGCGGTCGACCCAGTAAGTAAAACGGTCGGTGGTGTCGCCGGGCCCGACAACGTACGTTGGCCGAACCAGCGTCGCCTTGTCACCGGCAACGTCCAGCACCACGCGATCACATTCAGCTTTGAGCGGTCCGTAGGTGTCCCCATTAACCTCTTCGGTATCCGGTACATCCGACCAAAGCGGGCTTTGATTGGACAGCACTCGGGATTCCCCCGGTTCCCCGTCGGTGTCATAGACCGCAACGGTCGAGATATAGAGATACTGGTCGCAACGGTCCCGGAGGAGTTTCGCGCTGTCGCGCACGTGGCGCGGCACGTAGCCTGAGTTGTCGACGACCACGTCCCAGCGTCGGCTGCCTTCGAGCGCTTGCAGCCCGTCGCCAACGTTGGCGTCGCGATCGCCGGTCAGCTCTTCAACCCGCCCGCCGAACTGCCCCTGCCGGCGGCCTCGGTTGAAGAGGGTGACCTTGTGCCCACGATCGAGCATTCGATTGACCTCGTGAGGTCCGATAAAACCCGTACCGCCGAGCACGAGGATTTCCAAGGGTTTTGCGGCCCTGCCCACGGCGCCTGCCTGAGAAAAGAGGCTTGTTCCCAAAACGCCCGCGACACTTTGACCCAGAAAGGCTCTTCGTGAAGTCATGATTCGATCCCCTTGAAAATTATCAGAATTGTGGCCGACATCATGACGACTCTCGGCAGCGGGCGCCACCGAACCCCGGCTGGTTCACCGGTGTTCCGAGTCAGGTGAGCCGGCTGCCGACCTGATATATGAGTAGTGCGGCGACATAGCCGAGGCCGGTCATGTAGCACCAGGCGAAGATTGGCCAGCGCCAGGAGTTGGTTTCCCGACGTATCACCGCCAGGGTTGCGGCACACTGCAGGCATAGCGCCATGAAAACCAGCAGCCCGATGACTACCGGCAGCGTGAACAGCGGGCTCCCGTCCGACCGGGTCGCTCGACGCAGGCGGTCGGCCAGCGTGGCCTGTTCAGCCTCATCCCCCACCGCGTAGATGGTGCCGAGCACCGCCACCACCACCTCCCGTGCGGGAAAGCTGGCGATGACGGCCGACGTGATCCGCCAATCCCAGCCGAGCGGCTCAAAGGCCGGTTCCACCGCACGACCGGCTCGCCCAAGCCAGCTTTGCTCCATCTGCCTTGCCGCACCAAGGTTATCGATCGCCTCAACCCCCTCGGCACGTTCAGCCTCGGAAAGCTCAGCCGAAAGAGCGCGCTGCCGGGGCTCGACGTACTCGTCAATGTCGTAGCGGGGAAAGTACAGCAGGGCCCAGACGATCACAGTCACCGAAAAAATCAGCGTACCGGCACGCTTCAGAAACACCTTGACCCGGCCCAGCAGCTGGATCAGCACAGTGCGCGGATTCGGAACCCGAAACTCCGGCAGCATGAGCGCAAACGTGGCGTTGGCTCCCCGCAGCGCGGTTCGCCGCATAATCAGGGCCGTTGCGATCCCCATCACAATCCCGAATAGATAAAGGCCCAGCAATACCAGCCCCTGCAGATTGAGAAAGCCGATCGGCGTCGCCGGCACAAACGCGGCGATCAACAGCGCGTAAACCGGCAGCCGTGCTGAGCACGTCATAAACGGCGCAGCGAGGATTGTGGCGATGCGATCGCGCCGAGAAGGAATCACCCGGGTCGCCATAATCCCCGGTACCGCGCAGGCAAAGCTGGAGATCATGGGAATGATGGACTGGCCCGACAGGCCCACCGAGCGCATCACGCGGTCGAGCAGGTAAGCGGCGCGAGCCAGGTAGCCGCAATCTTCCAGCAGCAGGATAAACAGAAAGAGAATGACAATCTGCGGGAGGAAAATGACGACGCTGCCAAC
This sequence is a window from Pseudomonadota bacterium. Protein-coding genes within it:
- a CDS encoding CHASE domain-containing protein — its product is MLVGQQEDRQKPADAPPLELESRSIRATLHWFHWLVLAMSLLVAVGAAHLSQTHVDDRIADDFQRQSDLILKLVAERMRKYELGLSGGVSAIQANGGAVTERGWRVFQRYLRIEEQYPGINGIGVIMQVDREALPAFLAQQRVTRPDFRVYPSHKHNELLPIVYVEPLAANNEAVGLDMAHESTRYDGAKRARRSGAAQITGPIVLVQDSGKTPGFLFFVPYYDDSPEAATLSRTERFLGLVYAPFVVENLMAGTLGQAQRLVSLRVRDGEQVLYDEAFSEKTVPTNPSLVQSAHLPIYGRTWTFDLMATPELIANHQTAEPFIILFGGIGIDLLLLTLFLLMARSNRRAREMAINMNAESRRRTLALERSNQELEKFAYVASHDLKAPLRAIDQLADIVIEDAADALPAESRADLELLKGRVGRMDRLLSGLLDYSRIGTGETETQELDVTRVVRDIVDLQGLDGQITVDFARPVGSIFAPRAVADVVFRNLIGNTVKHHDRDQVHIRIDYALGTRFDTLTYTDDGPGIPYEFRHKIFEMFQTLRPRDEVEGSGMGLALVRKALESVGGTIELLERSGRGASFRICWARPVDQRQAA
- a CDS encoding response regulator, whose translation is MYRNSKDVSILLVEDDDIDVRVIERSFRKCGIASPIVRAKDGLEALEILRGRHSPEWPFIVLLDINMPRMNGLEFLGEVRRDASLAGITVFVLTTSEAERDKFAAYSQHIAGYLLKSDGADQFLDVINLIGQYLETVRFTDQPLEKQALLDAAGPR
- a CDS encoding EAL domain-containing protein, which gives rise to MIDPTLNADPEQPLRVLLVDDDSVDRRIISRCLKKSGLTVEVKETFEVEEVERLARSGEYSCVLMDFRLPGGESFELFQSLFSESCEERAGIVLLTGRGDERIAAEAIQRGAQEYLPKAELTPVTLRRAIEGAMEKASLSQQLAQRDKQLHRMSFYDSLTGLPNRQLYMDRLEQQFRHASRDGEEFAVLMMDLNGFKQINDSFGHQVGDELLVETAKRLKGAMRESDSVARLGGDEFAALLPKTGSVSGCQSVAEKIRRAFAGDLIIDGNAHRVGIAIGAAIYPRHGATPAELLQTADLAMYEGKRDRAQELVCGPGKGSEDYRQTSVVDHLDGALKAEDQLFLVYQPKLCLESGQTVGVEALLRWQHPTLGLVAPKEIVPAAQRSATTLVNLTQKTLDLALRQASAWADAGRPAELSVNLSASLLQQPAAARQVCGWLADQQTNAGQLCLEITEDALLPDPHGASDILKTIAALGFAISIDDFGSGFSSLKLLRDLPISELKIDRPFVKAAVDQGDSSVVDSVISLGRCFDARVVAEGIEDQRIQDQLVSRGCRFGQGFHLASPMTAAELDTWWTHQRSTPVLFQAARLRRLPVQDPALGAAWNDPPTTSERGFGNRRSSR
- a CDS encoding NAD-dependent epimerase/dehydratase family protein — protein: MTSRRAFLGQSVAGVLGTSLFSQAGAVGRAAKPLEILVLGGTGFIGPHEVNRMLDRGHKVTLFNRGRRQGQFGGRVEELTGDRDANVGDGLQALEGSRRWDVVVDNSGYVPRHVRDSAKLLRDRCDQYLYISTVAVYDTDGEPGESRVLSNQSPLWSDVPDTEEVNGDTYGPLKAECDRVVLDVAGDKATLVRPTYVVGPGDTTDRFTYWVDRINRGGDVLAPAGPGYEAQWIDVRDLTSFIVELAESRTFGTFNTAGPRSEVTNEGLMWGLRAMSSAPVQFHWPSAELLESMSLQLPMMAARDWSRHVDSSAALDAGLGMRSLAETAGDLQAWWSAQPADRKAAARRWPTADQEQEAISRITG
- a CDS encoding ferrous iron transporter B, with translation MAIVFQAVFAWATPLMDLIDGATSSLSAWVLGAVGDGALGSLLADGIIAGVGSVVIFLPQIVILFLFILLLEDCGYLARAAYLLDRVMRSVGLSGQSIIPMISSFACAVPGIMATRVIPSRRDRIATILAAPFMTCSARLPVYALLIAAFVPATPIGFLNLQGLVLLGLYLFGIVMGIATALIMRRTALRGANATFALMLPEFRVPNPRTVLIQLLGRVKVFLKRAGTLIFSVTVIVWALLYFPRYDIDEYVEPRQRALSAELSEAERAEGVEAIDNLGAARQMEQSWLGRAGRAVEPAFEPLGWDWRITSAVIASFPAREVVVAVLGTIYAVGDEAEQATLADRLRRATRSDGSPLFTLPVVIGLLVFMALCLQCAATLAVIRRETNSWRWPIFAWCYMTGLGYVAALLIYQVGSRLT